DNA from Sulfitobacter albidus:
CGTCACGCTCAAGCGCCGCAATCAGTTCGGGCCAGCGTTCCTGCGGCACGAACACATCCGCAAACCCGGCGTAAATCGCATCTGCCGCCGCCATCCGCGCCGCCGTCAGGCCAAGATATTCGCCCAGCCGCCCGGGCGCCAGCGCCAGCATCAGCGTGCCGCCCACGTCCGGAACAAGTCCAATGCCACATTCGGGCATTGCAATGCGGCTGCTTTCGCCCACCACCCGGTGCGAGCCGTGACAGCCCAGCCCAACGCCGCCGCCCATGGTAAACCCTTGCAGGAAGGACACGACCGGCTTGGGATAGCTGAAAATCTTGTTGTTGAGACGGTACTCATCGGCCCAGAACCGCTGCCCGTAGGCAAAATCGCCCGCGCGGCCGGTCTCGTAGAGGTCCGCAATATCGCCGCCAGCGCAAAAGGCACGATCGCCCGCCGCGTCGATCACGACCAATGCAACAGCGTCATCGTCGCGCCAGCGGTCCAGCGCCTCCTCGACGGCGGTGATCATCGCCCAGGTTGCCGCGTTCAGCGCGTCGGGGCGGTTCAGTGTGATCCGCCCGGCACGGCCCGTCACACGAATGTCGATGTCGCTCATCGCGGCTCCTCAGCGGTTCTTGAGCATGTCACGGGCGACAATCACCCGCATGATCTCATTGGTACCCTCAAGGATCTGGTGCACCCGCAGATCGCGCACCAGCTTCTCGATCCCGTAGTCGGCAAGGTAGCCATAGCCGCCGTGCAACTGCAAACACTGGTCGACAACACGCGATCCGGCCTCGGTCACGAATTTCTTCGCCATGGCGCAGAACTTCGTGGCATCCGGCGCGCCGGTATCGAGCTTCCACGCCGCCTGCCGCAGGAACGTCCGCGCCGCCTGTAGCTCGATTTCCATATCCGCAAGCCGCCACTGCAAGCCCTGGAACTGGTCGATCGACTGACCAAATGCCTTACGCTCCCCCATATAGTCCAGCGTCGCGCTCAGCGCGGTCTGTGCGGCCCCCAGCGAACAGGCCGCAATGTTGAGCCGCCCGCCATCCAGCCCCGCCATCGCGTATTTGAAACCCTGACCCTCTTCGCCCACCAGATTTGCCGCAGGCACCTTGCAGCCGTCGAACTGGACCTGCGCGGTCGGTTGGCTGCGCCAGCCCATCTTATCCTCGAGCCCGCCAAACGACAGCCCCTCGGCCCCGTCCTCGACGTACAGCGTCGACACGCCGCCCGCACCGTCGTCGCCGGTGCGCACCATACACACATAGGCATCCGAATAGCCGCCGCCCGAGATGAACGCCTTGGTCCCCGTCACCGTATAGCCGTCATTGGTGCGCTCCGCGCGGGTCTTCAGCGCTGCCGCATCCGATCCCGATCCCGGCTCGGTCAGACAATAACTCAGCACCGTCTTCATGCTCAGCACATCGCCCATGACCCGGTTCTTCATCTCGTCCGAGCCAAAGGTATCGATCATCTTGGCGCACATGTTGTGGATCGACAAAAACGCCGCAACCGACGGGCAGGCCATCGACAGCGCCTCGAACACCAGCGTCGCATCCAATCGCGACAGACCCGCCCCACCGCCGTCCTCAGAGACATACAGCCCGCCGAACCCCAGCTCGGCGATCCGCGGCCACAGCTCCTTGGGGATCGTGCCGTCCCGCTCCCACGTCTGCGCATGGGGCGCGATGTGCTCCTGACCAAAGGCATGCGCCATGTCAAAAATCGCCGTCTGCTCTTCACTCAGTGCAAAATCCATCGGGGTCCTCCGCAGGTGTTATTGAACACACGTTAAATTCCAATCCTTGCGCAAGTTTTGCAACCCCGTAAAGCCGTGGCAAGGGGACGCCACCGCCCCCTGCACCCTTTCAAAAATACCTAAATGCCGCCGCCCGCCACGCACGACCGGTCGGGGTAGGGTGGCTTACTCCATCACGGGGATGGAGAATTCGCCGCCTTCCTTGATCCCGGACGGCCAGCGCGCCGTGACGGTCTTGGTGCGCGTATAGAATTTGAACGCATCGGGGCCATGCTGGTTGAGATCGCCAAAGACGGATTTCTTCCAGCCGCCAAAGGTGTGATAGGCCAGCGGCACGGGGATCGGCACGTTGATGCCCACCATGCCGATGTTGATCCGGTTGGCAAAATCCCGTGCCGCATCGCCGTCGCGGGTAAAGATCGCGGTGCCGTTGCCGTATTCATGATCCATCGCCAGACCCAGCGCTTCCTCGTAGCTCTGCGCACGCACACAGGTCAGCACGGGGCCAAAGATCTCCTGCTGGTAGATGTCCATCTCCTTGGTCGCGCGGTCAAACAGGTGGGGGCCGACGAAAAAGCCGTCCTCATAGCCCTGCAATTTGAAATCGCGCCCGTCGACCACAAGCTCAGCCCCCTGGTCGATGCCGGTCTGCACCAGCCGTTCGATGTTGGCCTTGGCCGCCGCCGTAACGACGGGGCCGTAATCCACATCATTACCCGACGTATAGGGCCCGACCTTGAGCGCCTCGATGCGTGGCACCAGTTTTTCGATCAACCGGTCCGCGGTCTCATCGCCCACGGGCACGGCCACGGAAATCGCCATGCAACGCTCGCCCGCCGCACCGTAGCCGGCACCCACCAGCGCGTCCGCCGCCTGATCCATATCCGCGTCGGGCATGATGATCATGTGGTTCTTGGCGCCGCCGAAACACTGCACGCGTTTGCCGTTCGCACAGCCAGTGGCGTAGATGTATTCCGCAATCGGGGTGGAGCCGACAAAGCCCACCGACTGGATCACCTCATCGTGCAGGATCGCGTCGACCGCTTCCTTGTCGCCGTTGACCACCTGCATGATGCCCTTGGGCAGACCCGCTTCTTCCAGCAGTTCGGCCAGCATCAGCGGCACGGAGGGGTCACGCTCGCTGGGTTTCAGGATAAAGGCGTTGCCGCAGGCGATCGCCGGGGCGCACATCCACATCGGGATCATCGCCGGGAAGTTGAAAGGCGTGATGCCGGCCGTGACGCCGAGCGCCTGACGCATCGAATACATGTCGATGCCCGGACCCGCGCTGTCGGTGTATTCCCCTTTCAGCAGCTGCGGCGCGCCGATGCAGTATTCGACGACCTCAAGCCCGCGCTGAACATCGCCCGCCGCATCGGGCAGGGTCTTGCCGTGCTCGCGGCTGAGCGCCTCGGCGAGCTTGTCCATGTCGCGGTTGAGAAGATCCACGAATTTCATCAACACCCGCGCGCGGCGCTGGGGATTGGTCGCGGCCCAGGCGGGTTGGGCGGCTTGGGCATGGGCGACGGCCTGTTGCAGCTCTTCCTTGCTGGCGAGCGGGCATTTGGCCTGAACTTCGCCGGTGGCGGGATTCATGACGTCGGCGAAGCGGCCTGATGTGCCTTTGACGTGGGCGCCGTTGATGTAGTGGGTGAGCTCTTGCATTGCGGTCTCCTTGTTGAGAGTTGCGTCACTGTAGTCTTGCAAAAACGCGGGTAAAAGGGGGAGATAGGCAAAACAATTTTGCGAATTTGCAAGACGCCAGGGATGAACGCGCGTGTCTGTCTTAATAGCGAAGGGCGTAAAATAGGTATTTGGAAAAGGGTGCAGGGGGCGGGTGTGCCCTGCGTCCTACGGGGAGGCGGATGCAGAACTGGGATGATCTTCGGCTTTTTCTGGCGGTGGCGCGCGAAGAAAGCCTGTCAGGTGCAGGAAAGGTGTTGCGGCTGGACCCCGCGACACTGGGTCGGCGCATGGCGCGGCTGGAGGCGGATCTGGGCAAGGCGCTTTTTGTGAAATCGCCGCAGGGCTACGCCTTGACCGCCGAGGGGACAGATATGCTGGAGCGGGCGGCGGCGGCGGAGCGCGCGATGCTGGCCGTACGCCGCCCGGCGTCGGGGACGGCGGAAGGGTTGAGTGGCCAGATCAGGATCGGGGCGCCCGATGGATGTGCGAATTTTGTGCTGCCACAGGTCTGCGCCGCGCTGGCGCGGGAGAATCCAGCGCTCGACATTCAGATCGTGGCCCTGCCGCGGGTGTTCAACCTGTCGCGGCGCGAGGCGGATATGGCGATCGGGGTCAGCGCGCCCACGGCGGGGCGGTTGGTGGTGCGCCAGATCACCGATTATACACTGCACCTGGCGGCGAGTGAGCGGTATCTTGCGCAGGCGGGCGGCATCGCCTCCGTCGCGGATCTGCGCGATCATCCGATGGTGGGCTATATTCCCGACATGATCTTTGACCGGGAGTTGGATTACCTGGCCGATCTGGGGGCGGGACGGGTGCGGCTGGCGTCGAATTCGGTGGCGGTGCAGATGAACATGATCCGGCAGGGCGGCGGCGTGGGGGTCGTGCATGACTTTTGCCTGCCCTTCGCACCCGGGGTGCGGCGGATCCTGCGCGACACCGTCAGCCTGCGCCGCGCGTTCTACCTCATACGGCACGCCGACGACGCGCGCACGCCGCGGCTCAGCCGGTTTGCCGATGCGCTGGTGGCCGGCTTGCGCGCAGAGGTGGCGCGGCTTCAGGTGCTGGACGCTTGACACAAGCGCCCTTTGCAGCGGAGCATGGGGGGATACCATTTTGATCCTG
Protein-coding regions in this window:
- a CDS encoding LysR family transcriptional regulator, translating into MQNWDDLRLFLAVAREESLSGAGKVLRLDPATLGRRMARLEADLGKALFVKSPQGYALTAEGTDMLERAAAAERAMLAVRRPASGTAEGLSGQIRIGAPDGCANFVLPQVCAALARENPALDIQIVALPRVFNLSRREADMAIGVSAPTAGRLVVRQITDYTLHLAASERYLAQAGGIASVADLRDHPMVGYIPDMIFDRELDYLADLGAGRVRLASNSVAVQMNMIRQGGGVGVVHDFCLPFAPGVRRILRDTVSLRRAFYLIRHADDARTPRLSRFADALVAGLRAEVARLQVLDA
- a CDS encoding acyl-CoA dehydrogenase family protein yields the protein MDFALSEEQTAIFDMAHAFGQEHIAPHAQTWERDGTIPKELWPRIAELGFGGLYVSEDGGGAGLSRLDATLVFEALSMACPSVAAFLSIHNMCAKMIDTFGSDEMKNRVMGDVLSMKTVLSYCLTEPGSGSDAAALKTRAERTNDGYTVTGTKAFISGGGYSDAYVCMVRTGDDGAGGVSTLYVEDGAEGLSFGGLEDKMGWRSQPTAQVQFDGCKVPAANLVGEEGQGFKYAMAGLDGGRLNIAACSLGAAQTALSATLDYMGERKAFGQSIDQFQGLQWRLADMEIELQAARTFLRQAAWKLDTGAPDATKFCAMAKKFVTEAGSRVVDQCLQLHGGYGYLADYGIEKLVRDLRVHQILEGTNEIMRVIVARDMLKNR
- a CDS encoding CoA-acylating methylmalonate-semialdehyde dehydrogenase, whose protein sequence is MQELTHYINGAHVKGTSGRFADVMNPATGEVQAKCPLASKEELQQAVAHAQAAQPAWAATNPQRRARVLMKFVDLLNRDMDKLAEALSREHGKTLPDAAGDVQRGLEVVEYCIGAPQLLKGEYTDSAGPGIDMYSMRQALGVTAGITPFNFPAMIPMWMCAPAIACGNAFILKPSERDPSVPLMLAELLEEAGLPKGIMQVVNGDKEAVDAILHDEVIQSVGFVGSTPIAEYIYATGCANGKRVQCFGGAKNHMIIMPDADMDQAADALVGAGYGAAGERCMAISVAVPVGDETADRLIEKLVPRIEALKVGPYTSGNDVDYGPVVTAAAKANIERLVQTGIDQGAELVVDGRDFKLQGYEDGFFVGPHLFDRATKEMDIYQQEIFGPVLTCVRAQSYEEALGLAMDHEYGNGTAIFTRDGDAARDFANRINIGMVGINVPIPVPLAYHTFGGWKKSVFGDLNQHGPDAFKFYTRTKTVTARWPSGIKEGGEFSIPVME